Proteins found in one Venturia canescens isolate UGA chromosome 8, ASM1945775v1, whole genome shotgun sequence genomic segment:
- the LOC122414699 gene encoding beta-1,3-galactosyltransferase 5-like codes for MTSNDFEMNKIPKLRNRTFLTLILGLVGFTFFAYYRTSVNEVRPLVAERLSDRTAAPDVPNEALRVTAEGTTALVHSSVNSSSESSGQSTNIQHAPNVSTSLARSQSELSPQTSLSSANPQSSGNNETTGSQRVVKVAQVVSSTSATNVTTTSTTKAMPTDRDTARGMYQMGHDVTASDQCPNNGKHMELVITIASAPSHIEARTAVRQTWGHFGQRRDIAIVFMLGKSRDAKLEKSLKFEENLYGDIVRGRYYDSYTNLTLKTISSLEWVSSHCGEARFMLKTDDDMFINVPRLLSFIHKHAKEKNVIFGRLAKKWKPFRNKKSKYYVPLMQYKPAVFPDFTTGPAYLMSRDVVEKLYVTALDQTYLKLEDVFTTGIVAEKLSIRRSHANEFLNTRISHTACNVQRGISIHMVKYKEQFDLWKKLLDGTSKCK; via the exons ATGACGTCGAACGATTTCGAGATGAACAAGATTCCAAAACTACGCAACAGAACATTCCTCACTCTTATATTGGGACTTGTGGGATTTACATTCTTTGCGTATTATCGTACCAGTGTCAATGAGGTACGACCTTTGGTAGCAGAACGACTCAGCG ATCGTACGGCTGCGCCGGATGTGCCGAACGAGGCATTGCGTGTAACGGCGGAAGGGACAACGGCGTTAGTTCATTCCTCAGTGAATTCGAGTTCAGAGTCATCTGGACAAAGTACAAATATTCAACATGCGCCTAACGTATCCACCAGTCTTGCACGCTCTCAGTCAGAACTTTCTCCTCAGACTTCACTGAGCTCCGCGAATCCTCAAAGCTCAGGCAACAATGAAACGACCGGAAGTCAACGCGTTGTAAAAGTAGCGCAGGTTGTTTCTTCGACAAGCGCTACCAATGTTACAACTACGTCGACGACAAAAGCCATGCCAACGGACAGGGATACAGCCAGAGGGATGTATCAGATGGGCCACGACGTGACAGCCTCTGATCAATGTCCCAACAATGGGAAGCACATGGAGCTTGTGATCACAATTGCATCTGCGCCGAGTCACATAGAGGCAAGAACAGCGGTGAGACAAACTTGGGGACATTTTGGACAGAGACGAGACATAGCAATTGTATTTATGCTGGGTAAAAGCAGGGATGCAAAATTGGAGAAATCACTGAAATTCGAGGAAAACCTTTACGGTGATATCGTACGTGGACGCTACTACGATTCGTACACGAATTTAACGTTGAAAACAATCTCGAGCCTCGAATGGGTAAGCAGTCACTGCGGCGAGGCAAGATTTATGCTCAAAACCGACGACGACATGTTCATCAACGTGCCCCGACTGTTATCCTTCATTCACAAACACGCCAAGGAGAAAAACGTGATATTTGGTAGACTCGCTAAAAAGTGGAAACCTTTTAGAAACAAAAAGAGCAAATATTACGTTCCGTTGATGCAGTACAAACCGGCGGTCTTTCCAGACTTTACAACTGGACCGGCTTATCTCATGTCACGCGACGTCGTTGAAAAACTCTACGTAACCGCTCTCGATCAGACTTATCTCAAACTGGAAGATGTTTTCACGACCGGTATCGTCGCTGAAAAACTCTCCATCAGGAGATCACACgccaatgaatttttgaacacGAGAATATCCCACACCGCATGCAACGTTCAACGCGGTATCAGTATACACATGGTCAAGTACAAAGAACAATTTGATCTTTGGAAAAAACTTCTCGATGGCACGAGCAAGTGTAAATAG